In the Topomyia yanbarensis strain Yona2022 chromosome 3, ASM3024719v1, whole genome shotgun sequence genome, one interval contains:
- the LOC131687719 gene encoding uncharacterized protein LOC131687719, giving the protein MPVDTNAEEKEPGSSSQPCAQCATPIIDGHASVECFGRCKLSIHVRCLPGATEEEIVLLQKIHNAVFVCDACLALNEFEDRHSEKRLDEIAKKLDDLAGVMEMAKNFKQTVKKIVCEEIVRINKRSTDAGGDKDELPRRILTRSSAKRRKVDECENHNDETPKTSFADAVKGRTDNKTLEQIKRKDSIQKPDPVVIIRPKEGIQVDDARAELRRKVDARSVNVKRATNGKNGEVVIALKDDESVELLKKHVEQNMDGKYDVSVRENLRPTIKLVGMSDVLDENELRDTLVSQNDVFENLTHFKLRKAYRNEKFQFNNCSAIIELDAKTFTAVMQKEKLNCGKGDKQNVANYRGITSLCAGSKLFEILVGNVLFRETRAYISKDQHGFFPGRSTTTNLAQFTSLCIKNIELGSQVDTVYTDLKAAFDRVDHSLLLAKMKRLGASDYFIGWLKSYLVNRSLCVKLGNNESYSFINLSGVPQGSNLGPLLFSLFFNDVCFVIPPGCRLIYADDLKLFLIVRSIEDCKELQKHLDAFSCWCNRNLLALSVSKCSIISFTRRKNPILWNYTISGESLERMTVVRDLGVLLDSQLTFRNHYSHVTAQANRNLGFIIRIAKEFTDPYCLRALYFSLVRSVLEASAPIWCPYTSIWINRIEAVQARFLRFALRTLPWRNPTELPPYIDRCRLLDMETLAKRRNTFRAVFVGKILTGQIDAPDILSQINVNVPPRSLRSHNFLRLEFQRTEYGQKEPNIEIDLNYGPTSFGDTS; this is encoded by the exons ATGCCCGTGGATACGAACGCAGAAGAAAAAGAGCCCGGCAGCTCTAGCCAGCCGTGTGCTCAGTGCGCTACGCCTATTATAGATGGTCATGCAAGTGTTGAATGCTTCGGTCGATGTAAATTATCGATCCATGTACGTTGTCTACCCGGGGCGACGGAAGAAGAAATAGTGCTATTGCAGAAGATCCACAATGCCGTGTTCGTGTGCGATGCGTGTCTAGCGTTGAATGAGTTCGAGGATAGGCACAGTGAAAAACGACTAGATGAAATTGCCAAAAAATTAGATGATCTCGCGGGTGTTATGGAAATGgcaaaaaattttaaacaaacagTGAAAAAGATAGTATGTGAAGAAATAGTGCGAATTAATAAACGGTCTACTGACGCTGGTGGAGATAAGGATGAGCTGCCTCGACGTATACTTACGCGATCATCTGCCAAGCGGAGGAAAGTGGATGAGTGTGAAAACCACAACGACGAAACGCCAAAAACAAGCTTTGCGGATGCGGTGAAAGGTCGAACCGACAACAAAACTCTAGAACAAATCAAGAGAAAGGATTCCATTCAAAAGCCCGACCCAGTAGTCATCATAAGACCAAAAGAAGGCATACAGGTTGACGATGCGCGTGCTGAGCTGCGAAGGAAAGTGGATGCTCGAAGTGTGAATGTAAAACGAGCGACTAACGGCAAGAATGGTGAGGTTGTAATTGCGCTGAAAGATGATGAAAGTGTTGAGCTGTTGAAGAAACACGTAGAGCAAAACATGGACGGCAAATACGATGTCAGTGTCAGGGAGAATTTACGACCTACTATCAAACTAGTCGGCATGAGTGATGTACTGGATGAAAATGAGCTGAGAGACACATTAGTGAGCCAAAACGACGTCTTTGAAAACCTGACGCACTTCAAGCTTCGAAAAGCATACCGCAATGAGAAATTTCAGTTCAACAACTGCAGCGCTATCATTGAACTcgatgctaaaacgttcacagcGGTCATGCAGAAAGAAAAACTTAATTGCGG aaaaggtgataagcaaaatgttgcgaactatcgtggcataacttcactctgcgctggctcaaagttatttgaaatattagtaggaaatgtgctgtttcgcgagaccagagcatatatatcgaaggaccaacatggcttttttcctggtagatcgacaactactaatctagcccaattcacttcgctctgtattaaaaatattgaacttggatctcaggtcgatactgtatacacggatctcaaggctgcattcgatcgtgtagatcactctcttctactggcaaagatgaagcggctgggcgcttcggattattttatagggtggcttaaatcatatctcgtaaatcgttctctgtgtgtaaaattaggaaataacgagtcatacagttttatcaacttgtcgggagtgcctcaagggagcaatctaggaccgttgcttttctcgttgtttttcaatgacgtttgttttgttatacctcctgggtgtagacttatatatgccgatgatctcaaactatttcttattgtgcggtcaatagaagattgcaaggaactacagaaacacttagatgctttttcttgttggtgtaatcgcaacttgctggctctcagcgtgtccaaatgctccataatatcttttacacgtagaaaaaatccaatactgtggaactacaccatttccggggaatcgctagagagaatgacagttgtcagagacctcggtgtacttctggactcacaactgacattcagaaatcattactctcatgttacagcacaggcaaatagaaatctcggtttcattataagaatcgccaaagagttcactgatccatattgtttgcgggcactctatttttcacttgtgcgatctgtcttggaagcttcagcacccatttggtgtccttacacaagcatttggatcaaccgaatagaagcagtgcaagcaagattcctccgttttgctcttagaactctgccgtggcgtaacccaacagagctaccaccgtacatcgatcgctgtcgtctgctcgatatggaaaccctagccaaaaggcggaacacatttagagcagtatttgttgggaagatattaactggccaaatagatgctccagatattctctcacaaataaatgtcaatgtgcccccgagaagtctcagatcgcataactttttaagactcgagtttcaacgcaccgagtacggtcaaaaggaaccca ATATAGAGATTGACCTTAACTATGGGCCTACTTCCTTCGGAGATACTAGTTAA